The following coding sequences lie in one Vitis vinifera cultivar Pinot Noir 40024 chromosome 19, ASM3070453v1 genomic window:
- the LOC100853332 gene encoding cysteine-rich and transmembrane domain-containing protein B-like, with protein sequence MGGSFGSQCRPIVNFVQTPPHTSTTYTYPISFNSPSSPLCLSFSSPPQSPLYQALMSHHQGPVTAYPPPSHVYPPPTPYPPPGQVYPPPPSWEGQHQVIYVAAPPPVGYPMRDGEGHPQNHRPVETKSRGDGFWKGCAAALCCCCVLDCCF encoded by the exons ATGGGAGGTTCATTCGGCAGCCAATGCAGGCCCATTGTAAACTTCGTCCAAACCCCTCCACACACCTCTACTACTTATACATATCCCATCTCCTTCAATTCTCCATCTTCCCCACTCTGCCTCTCTTTTTCCTCTCCCCCTCAATCTCCCCTTTACCAGGCACTCATGAGTCACCACCAAGGTCCAG TAACCGCATATCCCCCACCCAGCCATGTCTATCCACCTCCGACTCCATATCCTCCACCAGGTCAGGTGTATCCACCGCCACCATCGTGGGAGGGGCAGCATCAAGTTATCTATGTTGCAGCGCCGCCTCCAGTGGGGTACCCCATGAGAGATGGTGAAGGGCACCCACAAAATCACCGTCCGGTTGAGACCAAAAGCAGGGGTGACGGCTTCTGGAAAGGATG TGCTGCTGCCTTGTGCTGCTGCTGTGTCTTGGACTGCTGCTTTTAA
- the LOC100255881 gene encoding probable BOI-related E3 ubiquitin-protein ligase 3 yields the protein MAVEARRINLFPSQFIPNKRQVMGSLDGNGVVYGSQVGQRGLVSENLMVPFYSSAFVDPAPAKADSGLTYNLPVARKRARDESVMMSFPGNFSFLGQDISLQIQQQQLEIDRFISQHMERVRLEIEERRKRHSRRIIAAVEEALMKRLKAKEEEIENIGKLNWALEERVKSLCEENQIWRDLAQTNEANANALRNNLEQVLSQVKTEQRQSRISPCPEYIEMEWAEEAESCCGSTSGGDGDCDRENEEKESREMDDRNMRWCRNCRKEEASVLLLPCRHLCLCTICGSTLHTCPICKSNKNASVHVNLS from the exons ATGGCTGTTGAAGCTCGCCGTATCAATCTCTTTCCTTCTCAATTCATACCAAACAAAAG ACAAGTGATGGGCTCTCTGGATGGAAACGGCGTCGTTTACGGAAGCCAGGTTGGGCAGAGAGGTCTGGTTTCCGAGAATTTGATGGTTCCTTTTTACAGTTCAGCCTTCGTCGATCCGGCTCCGGCCAAGGCAGACAGTGGCCTCACGTATAATCTTCCGGTTGCGAGGAAGCGGGCGAGGGATGAGTCCGTGATGATGTCCTTCCCCGGAAACTTCTCCTTTCTCGGCCAGGACATTTCTCTGCAGATCCAACAGCAGCAGTTGGAGATTGACCGATTCATTTCTCAACAT ATGGAGAGGGTGAGGTTGGAGATAGAAGAGCGGAGAAAAAGACATTCGAGGCGAATAATAGCGGCGGTGGAGGAGGCTCTGATGAAGAGACTGAAGGCCAAAGAGGAGGAAATCGAGAACATCGGGAAATTGAATTGGGCACTGGAGGAGAGGGTGAAATCGCTGTGCGAGGAGAACCAGATATGGCGAGACTTGGCGCAGACCAACGAAGCCAACGCCAATGCTCTGAGGAACAATCTGGAGCAAGTTCTGAGCCAGGTGAAGACGGAGCAGCGGCAGAGCCGGATCAGCCCCTGCCCAGAGTACATAGAAATGGAGTGGGCGGAGGAAGCAGAGTCGTGCTGCGGGAGCACAAGCGGCGGCGACGGTGATTGCGAcagagaaaatgaagagaaagagagtagAGAAATGGATGACAGGAACATGAGATGGTGCAGAAACTGCCGGAAGGAGGAGGCGTCGGTGTTACTGCTGCCGTGTAGGCACCTCTGTCTGTGTACAATCTGTGGCTCCACCCTCCACACTTGCCCCATCTGTAAATCTAACAAGAATGCCAGTGTGCATGTTAACCTCTCTTAG